Proteins from a genomic interval of Ferrovibrio terrae:
- the phnC gene encoding phosphonate ABC transporter ATP-binding protein — MRAAIEIAHLSKTFKTGKRALDNVSLAIQPGEMVALIGASGSGKSTLLRHVAGLMPGDRDAASQISVDGRMVQAGGRIGKGIRETRAGIGFIFQQFNLVGRMQVLTNVLAGNLGRMPLWRTMFKLFTDDQRRIAVAALDRVGIASCAFQRASTLSGGQQQRAAIARALVQQARVILADEPIASLDPESSRRVMAALADINRSDRVTVVVSLHQVDFALKYCRRVVALRDGRVMYDGPSAAVTAALLRGIYGEQTDLDFGSLGEPADVDHEVDQPVDSARLVPRMQALPA; from the coding sequence ATGCGCGCGGCCATCGAGATCGCCCATCTATCGAAAACTTTCAAGACGGGCAAGCGCGCGCTCGACAATGTCAGCCTTGCGATCCAGCCCGGCGAGATGGTCGCGCTGATCGGGGCCTCGGGGTCGGGCAAATCCACCCTGCTGCGCCATGTCGCCGGCCTGATGCCGGGCGATCGCGACGCCGCGTCGCAGATTTCGGTCGATGGCCGCATGGTGCAGGCGGGTGGCCGCATCGGCAAGGGCATCCGTGAAACCCGCGCCGGCATCGGCTTCATCTTCCAGCAGTTCAACCTGGTCGGCCGCATGCAGGTGCTGACCAACGTGCTCGCCGGCAATCTCGGCCGCATGCCGCTGTGGCGCACGATGTTCAAGCTGTTCACCGACGACCAGCGGCGCATCGCCGTGGCAGCCCTCGACCGCGTCGGTATCGCGTCCTGCGCCTTCCAGCGCGCCTCGACTCTCTCGGGTGGCCAGCAGCAGCGCGCCGCCATTGCCCGCGCCTTGGTGCAGCAGGCCCGCGTCATTCTCGCCGACGAGCCGATTGCCTCGCTCGATCCGGAATCCTCGCGCCGCGTGATGGCGGCGCTGGCCGATATCAACCGCTCGGATCGCGTCACCGTCGTGGTGTCGCTGCATCAGGTGGATTTCGCGCTGAAATACTGCCGCCGCGTCGTGGCATTGCGCGACGGCCGCGTGATGTATGACGGGCCGTCGGCGGCCGTCACCGCTGCCTTGCTGCGCGGCATCTACGGCGAGCAGACCGATCTCGATTTCGGATCTCTGGGCGAACCGGCCGATGTCGATCACGAGGTCGACCAGCCGGTCGACAGCGCGCGCCTCGTGCCGCGCATGCAGGCGCTGCCGGCCTGA
- a CDS encoding DUF1045 domain-containing protein produces MAPRFALYVAPATDHPLHDIAARWLGWDPETGAQYLAVPAAGLDAGRIASLTADPRRYGFHGTLKPPFHLAEGCDEGQLIMALETFAATRRPLRLTLTPAALGSFLALRPAVPSAELDALAADCIRTFDRFRAPPSEQELARRRAAGLSARQEQYLRDWGYPYIFEEFRMHFTLTGRIKDATERGLLLDHLTELTAPALRKDFMLDEVCLFVQGEPSANFRIAGRYRLGG; encoded by the coding sequence ATGGCGCCGCGTTTTGCCCTTTATGTCGCTCCGGCCACCGACCACCCGCTGCATGATATTGCAGCCCGCTGGCTCGGCTGGGATCCCGAGACCGGCGCGCAGTATCTGGCCGTGCCGGCAGCAGGCCTTGACGCTGGCCGGATCGCCAGCCTGACCGCCGATCCACGCAGATACGGTTTCCACGGCACGCTGAAGCCGCCGTTCCATCTGGCCGAAGGCTGCGACGAGGGCCAGCTGATCATGGCGCTGGAGACATTCGCCGCCACGCGCCGGCCCCTGCGCCTGACGCTGACGCCCGCCGCACTGGGCAGCTTCCTCGCCCTGCGGCCGGCCGTGCCTTCGGCAGAACTGGATGCGCTGGCCGCCGATTGCATCCGCACCTTCGACCGGTTCCGCGCGCCGCCATCGGAGCAGGAACTGGCGCGCCGCCGCGCCGCCGGTTTAAGCGCGCGGCAGGAGCAGTACCTGCGCGACTGGGGCTATCCTTACATCTTCGAAGAATTCCGCATGCATTTCACCCTGACCGGCAGAATCAAGGATGCGACCGAGCGCGGCCTGCTGCTGGATCACCTGACCGAACTGACCGCGCCAGCCCTGCGCAAGGATTTCATGCTGGATGAGGTCTGCCTGTTCGTGC